From [Clostridium] symbiosum, a single genomic window includes:
- a CDS encoding phage holin family protein, with product MDMTQISTVVGITVICYIIGMGCKAYEKIPDKWIPVISGVTGAVLGIAGMYVIANFPAQDIINAAAVGIASGLAATGANQIVKQAGKNE from the coding sequence ATGGATATGACACAGATTAGCACGGTAGTAGGGATTACAGTAATTTGCTACATCATCGGAATGGGGTGCAAAGCATATGAAAAAATCCCGGATAAATGGATCCCGGTTATCTCCGGTGTAACTGGTGCGGTGCTGGGAATTGCTGGCATGTACGTGATTGCAAATTTCCCGGCGCAGGACATAATCAATGCGGCAGCAGTAGGTATCGCCTCTGGACTGGCCGCTACGGGAGCAAACCAGATCGTGAAGCAGGCAGGTAAAAATGAGTAA
- a CDS encoding Gp15 family bacteriophage protein, which yields MIISSFLSQYGLRIRTKEFESVTWDEFKSLLAGLAPETALGRMVAIRSETDKDVIKHFTKEQKRIYDEWRERKAECAKQEPKTYEQQMDYLESMMAAMCGGGKH from the coding sequence TTGATTATATCCAGTTTTCTGTCACAGTACGGGTTGAGGATAAGGACGAAAGAATTTGAGTCCGTCACATGGGATGAGTTTAAATCCCTCCTGGCCGGCCTTGCACCGGAGACGGCGTTGGGGCGTATGGTAGCAATCCGGTCGGAGACGGACAAAGATGTAATAAAACATTTTACCAAAGAGCAGAAGCGCATTTATGACGAATGGCGGGAGCGGAAAGCAGAATGCGCCAAGCAGGAGCCAAAGACTTATGAGCAGCAAATGGATTATCTGGAAAGTATGATGGCGGCAATGTGCGGAGGTGGTAAACATTGA